In Acidobacteriota bacterium, one DNA window encodes the following:
- a CDS encoding TonB-dependent receptor: MNFDLPLGSITQTVEVTAEASLVNTVGGSLGNTIDSSRITELPLNGRDLAQLVTLQAGVVNYTGGDPEPGGGKLLVVSGARPTTNVFYMDGVAIESYNKKTPTGMSGNFLGADGVREFKVDSNAYSAEFGGGAGGVFNITTKGGTNTMHGTAFWALRNDNFDAAQWEDDAFGDEKPEFKRNQFGFSLGGPIRRDKTFFFGNYEALRERLGETAVGRTFSDSLRQGIVPPATVPVAIDSRITPYLAFWPRPNGEVFGDGTANYITQRTIPTDDSYYQGRVDHQFNDNNLAFLRYTYLTSEQRTPPIFPGEAGVLNTQGNHLVTLEDKQILSPSLLNSVRLGFSRTQPFNGLLDPRVVDPSLLFTPKFSFLGTLNPGSGLHTVGVAEATSDRHINSYQFVDDVVITKGRNTYKFGIAWSRNGFNVYFPSQPAGNYAFGNVGNFLRAIPNTFRGAIIDGFDDAYRTLKWNLIALYFQDELRLTSRLTLNPGLRYEFGTVPTEKWGRVGNFHGDLEFLLRAGMSDITLGNPWIKNPTLKNFAPRIGLGWDVFGDGTTALRTGFGLFFVQLDQSWFRTMLWRMPPFLVDLQASGANVPFPNIYSLCGRENPTRPSNPVCTGRPAPQFPPYKTRSPYMMQYNLTLQRQFGSSMVATAGYSGSRGVRLNALANVNVPYGQSINGRLVFPAPPAPQSQLRQYAVPGTHGGFFLQFPASQRGQTDEPGSAVHRFLYVFQND, from the coding sequence TTGAACTTCGATCTGCCATTGGGCTCGATCACGCAGACTGTTGAAGTAACGGCTGAGGCATCGCTCGTCAATACCGTCGGTGGAAGTCTGGGCAACACCATCGACAGCTCTCGAATCACCGAGCTGCCCCTAAACGGTCGCGACCTGGCTCAACTGGTTACACTTCAGGCCGGTGTTGTGAACTACACGGGCGGCGATCCTGAGCCGGGCGGTGGCAAGCTGCTGGTGGTTTCGGGAGCGCGTCCCACAACGAATGTTTTTTACATGGATGGCGTGGCGATCGAGTCCTACAACAAGAAGACTCCCACAGGAATGTCTGGAAACTTTCTCGGAGCCGATGGAGTGCGGGAATTCAAGGTGGACAGCAATGCCTACAGCGCGGAGTTCGGCGGTGGCGCCGGAGGGGTTTTCAACATTACCACCAAGGGCGGAACCAATACCATGCACGGAACCGCTTTTTGGGCCTTGCGAAATGACAACTTCGATGCCGCACAGTGGGAAGACGATGCCTTTGGCGATGAAAAGCCAGAGTTCAAGAGAAACCAATTTGGATTTAGCCTCGGAGGGCCGATCCGGCGGGATAAGACTTTTTTCTTTGGAAATTATGAGGCACTGCGCGAGCGGCTAGGCGAGACCGCCGTGGGGCGGACTTTTTCCGATTCGTTGCGGCAGGGCATCGTTCCTCCCGCCACCGTGCCCGTGGCGATTGATTCGCGAATCACTCCTTACCTGGCTTTCTGGCCCAGGCCAAACGGTGAAGTTTTTGGAGACGGGACGGCGAACTATATCACGCAAAGAACCATACCCACCGATGACAGTTATTATCAAGGTCGTGTGGATCACCAGTTCAACGATAACAATCTGGCCTTCTTGCGGTACACGTACCTGACCTCGGAGCAGCGCACGCCACCAATTTTCCCCGGTGAAGCCGGAGTACTCAATACCCAGGGCAATCATCTGGTTACGCTGGAGGACAAACAAATCCTGTCGCCGTCGCTGCTCAACTCAGTGCGACTGGGCTTTTCCCGAACACAGCCCTTCAACGGCCTGCTCGATCCTCGCGTCGTTGACCCCTCTCTCCTGTTCACTCCGAAGTTTTCCTTCCTGGGAACGCTCAATCCAGGAAGCGGCCTCCACACCGTCGGCGTTGCCGAAGCGACCTCGGACAGGCACATCAACTCCTATCAATTCGTTGATGATGTGGTCATCACCAAAGGGCGCAACACCTATAAGTTTGGAATTGCCTGGAGTCGAAACGGATTCAATGTTTACTTCCCGTCGCAGCCGGCGGGAAACTACGCGTTTGGCAACGTCGGTAATTTCCTGCGCGCGATCCCCAACACTTTCCGGGGGGCGATTATTGACGGTTTCGATGATGCCTACCGCACGCTCAAGTGGAACCTGATTGCCCTGTACTTTCAGGATGAGTTGCGCCTCACTTCCCGCCTGACGCTGAATCCGGGTCTGCGGTACGAATTTGGAACCGTGCCAACGGAGAAGTGGGGACGAGTCGGAAACTTCCACGGCGACCTGGAGTTCCTGTTGCGCGCCGGGATGAGTGATATCACGCTCGGCAATCCGTGGATCAAGAATCCCACGCTCAAGAACTTCGCTCCCCGGATCGGTTTAGGATGGGACGTATTTGGCGATGGGACCACCGCTCTCCGGACGGGATTCGGCCTCTTCTTCGTCCAGCTCGATCAAAGCTGGTTCCGCACCATGCTGTGGCGCATGCCACCGTTCCTGGTGGACCTGCAGGCTTCCGGAGCCAATGTGCCGTTCCCCAATATATACTCGTTGTGTGGACGGGAGAATCCTACGCGACCATCGAACCCGGTCTGCACTGGCCGGCCTGCGCCGCAGTTTCCGCCCTATAAGACCCGCTCGCCCTACATGATGCAGTACAATTTGACTCTGCAGCGGCAGTTCGGTTCGTCCATGGTGGCCACTGCGGGTTACTCCGGCTCGCGTGGCGTGCGCTTGAACGCGCTGGCCAACGTCAATGTTCCCTACGGGCAGAGTATTAACGGCAGATTAGTGTTCCCCGCCCCCCCCGCGCCCCAATCCCAACTTCGACAATATGCTGTTCCGGGGACCCATGGCGGATTCTTTCTACAATTCCCTGCAAGCCAGCGTGGTCAAACGGATGAACCAGGGTCTGCAGTTCACCGCTTCCTATACGTATTCCAAAACGATTGA
- a CDS encoding DUF1552 domain-containing protein: protein MIIMKKSLPRRTFLKGVGATLGLPLLDGMVPAFASEPAGSPARRLAFVYIPNGAIMEKFTPATEGAGYAMTPILEPLAPFRDQLLVLSGLSSVQALGLAGETGGEHPRACATYLTGVHVVTQNIRTGNNEVRAGISVDQIAARELEKHTEIGSLEIGIEDSELTCDGSCAYSNTISWRDATTPLPMQNQPRAIFERMFGPSDSTSPQERTARIRRNRSILDFVNGEVNRLMGNLGAGDRAKVDQYLDAVRDVERRIQKAEQQTGRNLPTMSRPAGIPETFRDHIKLMFDLMTLAFQTDLTRVGSLQAGHEMSNAAYPEIGISDPHHPFTHHQGDPVKIAKSIEINIYHMTMFAYFLEKLRSTPDGSGSLLDHSMIVYGSGLGDGNLHIPKSLPILLAGGGWGRIQGGRHIRYEKDTPLSNLYLALLDRLGLNVEKFGDSTGKLPSLSLA, encoded by the coding sequence ATGATAATCATGAAGAAATCACTGCCCAGGCGCACATTCCTGAAGGGAGTCGGAGCCACGCTGGGCCTTCCGTTGCTCGATGGCATGGTTCCGGCATTCGCCAGCGAGCCTGCCGGAAGTCCGGCCAGGCGTCTTGCGTTCGTCTACATCCCCAACGGGGCCATCATGGAGAAGTTCACTCCCGCCACGGAGGGAGCGGGATACGCGATGACTCCCATACTGGAGCCGCTGGCTCCTTTTCGGGATCAGTTGCTCGTGCTCAGCGGACTCTCCTCGGTCCAGGCGTTGGGCTTGGCGGGAGAAACCGGAGGCGAGCATCCCCGCGCCTGCGCCACCTATCTGACTGGCGTGCATGTGGTGACGCAGAATATCCGGACAGGAAACAATGAAGTCCGCGCCGGCATTTCGGTTGATCAGATCGCTGCCCGTGAGCTGGAAAAGCATACGGAGATAGGTTCGCTGGAGATCGGCATTGAAGATTCCGAGCTAACCTGCGACGGTAGTTGCGCCTACTCCAACACCATCAGTTGGCGCGATGCGACGACTCCCCTGCCGATGCAGAATCAGCCGCGCGCTATTTTTGAACGAATGTTCGGGCCAAGCGACAGCACCAGCCCGCAGGAGCGCACGGCTCGCATTCGCCGCAACCGCAGCATCCTGGATTTCGTGAACGGGGAAGTCAACCGGCTGATGGGGAACCTGGGTGCCGGCGACCGCGCGAAGGTGGATCAGTATCTGGATGCGGTGCGCGATGTCGAGCGGCGCATCCAGAAAGCCGAGCAGCAGACTGGGCGCAACCTGCCGACCATGAGCCGCCCCGCCGGAATTCCTGAAACTTTCCGGGATCACATCAAGCTGATGTTCGATCTGATGACGCTGGCTTTTCAGACTGACCTGACACGCGTGGGGAGCCTACAGGCAGGACACGAGATGAGCAACGCGGCCTATCCCGAGATCGGCATCAGTGACCCCCATCATCCGTTCACGCATCACCAGGGCGACCCGGTTAAGATCGCCAAGTCGATCGAAATCAACATCTATCATATGACCATGTTCGCCTATTTCCTGGAGAAGCTGCGCTCCACGCCGGACGGCTCCGGCTCGCTGTTGGATCATTCAATGATTGTCTATGGCAGCGGACTGGGAGACGGCAACTTGCATATTCCCAAGAGCCTGCCCATCCTGCTGGCCGGCGGAGGATGGGGCCGCATCCAGGGCGGGCGCCATATTCGCTACGAGAAGGACACGCCGCTGTCGAATCTTTATCTGGCACTGCTGGATCGTCTGGGATTGAACGTCGAAAAGTTCGGAGACAGCACGGGAAAACTCCCGTCCCTGTCTTTGGCATAG
- a CDS encoding DUF1592 domain-containing protein, translating to MKRASLLGMMIYALIACLRAESQQVPSPHRALLDRYCVTCHNEKLNTAGLVLNQMDVDDAPVAAPVWEKVIRKLRARSMPPAGLPRPDESSYESLAGHLETALDRAASATPNPGRTAAVHRLNRSEYVNVIRDLLALDIDGVTLLPADDSSFGFDNNGDVLGVSPALLERYMSAAEIVSRLATGDTTIRPALETYEIPERFTQFDRASEDLPFGSRGGLSIRHYFPLDGTYTIKIDLKTIDDGLNAGEVVGFAEPRQIDLRLDGSSLKVFTVGGENATPARDLRIRVPVKAGRRTVGVTFLKEAKKPEGSARESRDLSGVSAVTIGGPYEVTGPGETASRRRIFVCSPASRKDETPCAGRILATLSRRAYRRPVGDSDLKPLLGLYEVGRKNGDFEAGIRMAVEGILVSPGFLFRVEPDRRGLPPGSSFPLSDLELASRLSFFLWSSMPDDELLGLAERGQLQDPAILDAQVARMMRDARFDSLINNFSGQWLQLRDLEDKGPDREVFPGFDENLRQALLRETELFFGGILRDNRGVGDLLTAKDTYLNERLARHYGIPNIFGSQFRRVELKEDARRGLLGKGSILTVTSYNSRTSPVLRGKWILENILGTPPPPPPPNVPSLKDDKEQKNLTMRQRMEEHRKNPACASCHKVMDPLGFALENFDAIGQWRTTAGADKTPIDVSGALPDGTPFQGVSGLQEQLRRNPEQFARTFTEKMMTYALGRGVEYFDAPAIRKILHEASPDYRSWSLITGIVKSTPFLTRRSKDAK from the coding sequence GTGAAGCGCGCCTCCTTGCTGGGCATGATGATTTACGCGCTAATAGCTTGCCTGCGGGCGGAGTCTCAGCAAGTTCCCTCGCCGCACCGCGCCCTGCTCGATCGCTATTGCGTGACCTGCCACAACGAAAAACTGAATACCGCGGGGCTTGTCCTTAACCAAATGGATGTGGACGATGCCCCGGTCGCGGCGCCTGTTTGGGAGAAAGTAATCCGCAAGCTGCGCGCGCGGTCCATGCCTCCGGCGGGCCTGCCGCGCCCCGATGAGTCGAGCTATGAGTCGCTGGCCGGGCATCTGGAAACAGCGCTGGACCGCGCGGCGTCCGCCACCCCCAATCCAGGCCGCACCGCCGCGGTGCATCGGCTGAACCGCAGCGAGTATGTGAATGTGATCCGCGACTTGCTGGCGCTGGATATAGACGGCGTTACGCTGTTGCCCGCGGATGATTCCAGTTTCGGCTTCGATAACAACGGAGACGTGCTGGGAGTCTCGCCCGCGCTGCTGGAAAGATATATGTCCGCCGCCGAGATCGTCAGCCGGCTGGCAACGGGCGACACCACCATCCGTCCGGCGCTGGAGACCTACGAAATTCCCGAGCGATTCACTCAGTTCGATCGAGCCAGCGAAGATCTTCCTTTCGGGTCGCGCGGCGGCCTGTCGATTCGGCATTATTTCCCTCTCGATGGCACGTACACCATCAAGATCGATCTGAAAACAATCGACGATGGACTCAATGCCGGGGAAGTGGTTGGGTTCGCCGAACCCAGGCAGATTGACTTGCGCCTGGATGGATCCAGCCTGAAGGTGTTCACGGTGGGGGGAGAAAACGCCACTCCTGCCAGGGATCTGCGGATACGCGTTCCGGTGAAAGCCGGCAGACGGACTGTGGGAGTTACCTTCCTGAAGGAAGCCAAAAAGCCTGAAGGATCGGCGCGCGAATCGCGGGACTTGTCCGGCGTCAGCGCCGTAACCATCGGCGGGCCGTATGAAGTTACCGGACCGGGCGAGACTGCCAGCCGCCGCCGAATCTTCGTATGTTCTCCAGCCAGCAGGAAAGACGAGACTCCCTGCGCCGGCAGGATACTCGCGACGCTCTCCCGGCGCGCCTACCGCCGCCCCGTGGGCGACTCCGACCTGAAGCCTCTGTTGGGGCTTTATGAGGTCGGGCGTAAGAACGGCGACTTCGAGGCGGGAATCCGCATGGCGGTGGAAGGGATACTGGTAAGCCCCGGCTTCCTGTTCCGGGTGGAGCCGGACCGGCGGGGCCTGCCGCCGGGCAGTTCGTTCCCGTTGAGCGACCTGGAACTGGCATCGCGCCTTTCATTTTTCTTGTGGAGCAGTATGCCGGATGATGAGTTGCTCGGTCTGGCCGAGCGCGGGCAGTTGCAGGACCCCGCCATTCTGGATGCGCAGGTTGCGCGCATGATGCGCGATGCCCGCTTCGATTCGCTCATCAACAATTTTTCCGGACAGTGGCTGCAGCTCCGCGACCTGGAAGACAAGGGGCCGGACCGGGAAGTCTTTCCCGGCTTCGACGAAAATCTGCGCCAGGCTTTGCTGCGGGAGACCGAGCTGTTTTTCGGCGGCATCCTGCGGGACAATCGCGGCGTCGGCGACCTGCTGACCGCCAAGGATACTTATTTGAACGAGCGGCTGGCGCGGCACTACGGAATTCCCAATATCTTTGGCAGCCAGTTCCGGCGCGTGGAATTGAAGGAGGATGCCCGGAGGGGATTGCTGGGCAAAGGCAGTATCCTGACCGTAACTTCCTACAACAGCCGCACGTCTCCGGTGCTTCGCGGCAAGTGGATACTGGAAAATATCCTGGGGACTCCCCCGCCGCCTCCGCCACCCAACGTGCCCTCCCTCAAGGATGACAAGGAGCAGAAGAACCTCACCATGCGCCAGAGGATGGAGGAGCACAGGAAGAATCCCGCCTGCGCCTCCTGCCACAAGGTGATGGACCCGCTGGGATTCGCCTTGGAAAACTTTGACGCCATCGGCCAGTGGCGCACCACCGCCGGCGCGGACAAGACACCCATTGACGTCTCCGGCGCCCTGCCCGACGGCACGCCGTTTCAGGGGGTCTCCGGTCTTCAGGAGCAGTTGAGACGAAACCCGGAACAGTTTGCCCGCACGTTCACGGAAAAAATGATGACCTACGCGCTGGGGCGCGGAGTGGAGTATTTTGACGCCCCCGCGATTCGCAAGATTTTGCATGAAGCCTCGCCGGACTACCGCTCATGGTCATTGATCACGGGCATCGTGAAGAGCACGCCATTCCTGACCAGGAGGTCGAAGGACGCCAAATGA